The following DNA comes from Papaver somniferum cultivar HN1 chromosome 4, ASM357369v1, whole genome shotgun sequence.
TAGATTGGGTTAATCAGCTTTTGAGCTCTGGTCGAATCAAAGATGCCATTGATAAGTCCATCTGTGGGAAGGGCCATGACGATGAGATAATGAAGTTTCTGAGGGTTGCCTGCAGTTGTGTTGCTTCTAGACCTAAGGATAGATCATCTATGTACCAGGTTTACCAGTCATTGAGGACCATCTGTGAAGCCCATGAATTTTCCGAGCAATTTGATGAATTTCCACTGATTTTCGGCAAGCAAAATACTAATAACCATCAAGAGTAGGCTCGGGGAAGACACATCGGAACATGGAAAACATTTGCAGCCCAACTATCTATGTATAATCCCACATCATTCTCTGCATCTTGAGCTAAGTTGCCAGCGACTTCTGCTATGTGAATGGTaagattttgttttcattttgccTATTGAATCCCGTTCCTGTAACAATCACCATTGTAATTGAAAAATATTCACAATCAGTAGGATTTGTGCACTTCACCGTGGCATCTTTTTCTTTACGGTTCTCAACAATTGTCAAAGGAACCTCATATTAGGTTTCTTTggatttttgtaatatttttactTGTGAGAAAGCTCGAGTTTGAAGATGTTTCTATGCATTTCATTATCTACATTCACTTGTCTTAACATGAATCTCCTTACATTTCACTTTTGCATATATTTTATATGAGAAACCGTTTCTTGTATGACATTGTTCTGTATGGGGCCGTATTACTCATCATGTTTGCCATGGAAGAATCATGATATCTTCCTCAAGCTACATAAGATCGCGTTTGCATGGGGCCAAATTAAATTTACTGAAAAACATGGAACGGGTTAAATTGATCTTCCCACTGCTGAGTTTTGTTAGTTGTTCAGTGAGAATGCCATGTGAGAACATGTTAGGGTGTCTTAGATCCTGAGAACAAAGGCTATCTCCAACTACAACTAAGGTAATGTAGAGCTATATTTTTGTCTGGAATATTTAAAATTTCATGTAAACTTATTTTTCCATCATAGTAGTCCTTGCTTTGAAACATGTATACCCCACGAATCGCAAATTTTTGGAACATCTTTTACGAAGATTCAGTCAAGGATAATATCAAGATATAGTAACTTATAAAGTACTTGATTTGTTTTCTTGCCTGGAGAGCAAAATGAAGATTAAAGCTTGAGTAGCCTTTTTCTCgtttgtttttacttctgagcctTGCCATTTGTGTGTTTATTCAGCTACATATACTGATATACGTAACATGACTGGTAGCATAGGTTTTGTTCGGGACAGGAAAAGGGATTTTGTCAAACCACAAAGTGAAAGGTAAGTACATGATAGACCGTTATTTCAGGTAATGGTCTCATAAAAGAAACTCAAATTCTAATAATAACCAAAAGAAGACAACAGTGCCTAACTTTTTGGAATTTTTGGATTGGAGAGAATCAGAGGAACTCAACCCTCTCAttctctctctcttctctctctccCTATCTCAAAAAGTGAAAGAGAAAAGAATAGAGAGAAACAGGTCAAGATCTGCATGTTCAGTACCTTCATCAGCTAAGATTATCATCTCTAATCTCATCCTTCTTGTACATTGTTGAGTGCTTTGCATCTTACCAGAGAAATTAAGGAACCAAATGAAAAAgtgtagattttttttcttctaatgttGAGTTTTATTGTATAGTTTTGTTACTATGGCATCAAAATCATCTAACGAACATGTCGAGCAACAGCTTGGAAATCCAAGCAAGAAGAAAGAACAGCAGCTCACAAAAATCCCACATTTTTTGATATATGTCATATTGTTTTTTATGATCCATCTGTTGATATATATAATTCTCCAATGGATTATTATAATTGTTCTGTTTCTCAATGGCTTAATAGCTTTCATCGCTAGCGAATTTGCACGTTTCTTTGATTTACGAATCCCATGTTTCCTCTGCACACGCTTCGATCATGTGCTACTTAAAAAGAATCTGTATTACAATGACTCTATGTGCGAAGATCATAGGAAAGAAGTGTCTTCCATGGTCTTCTGTCACATTCACCAGAGAATGTCAGATATCCGGCTCATGTGTGAAGAATGTCTCCAGTCTTCAAACACCGGAAACAAGCCAAGTTTTGGTAGTTGTAAGCCTATGCAAGGGCTTTTTGGTGTAGACACCGATCATTTACATTTACCGAACGGAGAATATGAGAGGTATTTGAAGGTCGAAAAAGGCGCCACTCTCCAGTGTTCTTGTTGTGGACAGCCTCAGGGAGTTAAAGTTTCATCGTCAACTAAACTGGTTCAGAAATCAGTTTCTCATGTAGGCGATTTTCCTCCAACTCCTTCCCCTTCCCCTCGAATAATAGCCTCGGTAAACACTGACGAGGCCCGTGCTTTTGATGAACTCTCTCATGTTCAGTATTCGGAGCTAAACATTATGTCAGACGCGGATTCAGAGATTCCAGATGACGAGTTTCGGTCTAATGCTTTAGCCCGTGAAAGTCAAGGTGAGCTTATGGAATTTGATAAAAATTTGTTACACTAGTTTTCATGTTTTGAAAGGATATACTGGTGTTTCTTGAAAATAGGCAAGGAGGATATGAAAGCTGCAACTGCTCCATTACTTCCAGAAGTTGAAGATTTAAACGAAGAGCCCTGCAAGTCCCCTAATTTTCTCAAGGGAAGTAGGTTTTATGGATTTACTGGTTTAGACTCCGGTACAGCTAGCCCAGCATGGCCACCAAAGATTCCCATCAGATCACCAGGCGAAAAAGCAGACTCTGTTGCTGAATCTGTGGAAGGAATTAGTACAAATGAAGCAGATGTTGAGACTGTGTTGCATCGATTGAAAAGACAAGTACGTTTGGACAGAAAGACTCTGATGGCTATGTACatggaattagatgaagaaagaaGTTCTTCGGCTGTCGCTGCAAATCAAGCCATGGCAATGATTACAAGGTTGCAGGCAGAGAAGGCAGCAATTCAGCTGGAGGCTTT
Coding sequences within:
- the LOC113276359 gene encoding probable myosin-binding protein 5 — protein: MASKSSNEHVEQQLGNPSKKKEQQLTKIPHFLIYVILFFMIHLLIYIILQWIIIIVLFLNGLIAFIASEFARFFDLRIPCFLCTRFDHVLLKKNLYYNDSMCEDHRKEVSSMVFCHIHQRMSDIRLMCEECLQSSNTGNKPSFGSCKPMQGLFGVDTDHLHLPNGEYERYLKVEKGATLQCSCCGQPQGVKVSSSTKLVQKSVSHVGDFPPTPSPSPRIIASVNTDEARAFDELSHVQYSELNIMSDADSEIPDDEFRSNALARESQGKEDMKAATAPLLPEVEDLNEEPCKSPNFLKGSRFYGFTGLDSGTASPAWPPKIPIRSPGEKADSVAESVEGISTNEADVETVLHRLKRQVRLDRKTLMAMYMELDEERSSSAVAANQAMAMITRLQAEKAAIQLEALQYQRIMEEQAEYDQQALQVMKDLLNKREEIIKVLEAELRSYRGLDSEGHSALLNDGYQDSSFGVKLSTQLCDDYSYNVNEETGENDTGPSQVENSEAFLLDFEGERLFLMDQLKILEKKIQSPDLDDAIQSLPSNLKYEGEGSNINISKAISHLHEKLTGLETDKEFLKHTLPSLQKGDEGTQLLREIAKHLWYLRHTYNMPSEAKES